One genomic window of Ottowia oryzae includes the following:
- a CDS encoding fumarylacetoacetate hydrolase family protein — protein sequence MNALATRAPAPAPAAAWLPCGTVYGTLLNFQRERDLWAPRMTQPPYLAAPQAPVLYVKTANTFALGGAAVPVPAPVWLGPTLGLVIGEYEPNSPAAQDGQAPAAIKNRVIGGVTVSACVLMNDLCLPHESYYRPAIRYRNRDGFLVCGTQPVRATQVDLATLRIEAWLNGTLVQTLDLATLVRDAATLLADVSSFMTLQPGDVLLLGTDCLADGSRPLAQPGDHVEIRAPGFPTLSHSLVAQADEEGGAP from the coding sequence ATGAACGCGCTGGCCACGCGCGCCCCCGCGCCTGCGCCCGCCGCCGCGTGGCTGCCGTGCGGCACCGTCTACGGCACGCTGCTGAACTTCCAGCGCGAGCGCGACCTGTGGGCGCCCCGGATGACCCAGCCGCCGTACCTGGCCGCGCCGCAGGCTCCGGTGCTGTACGTCAAGACCGCCAACACCTTCGCGCTGGGCGGTGCCGCGGTGCCCGTGCCCGCGCCGGTCTGGCTGGGGCCCACGCTGGGTCTGGTCATCGGTGAATATGAGCCAAACAGCCCTGCAGCGCAGGATGGACAAGCGCCGGCAGCTATAAAAAACAGAGTTATCGGTGGCGTGACCGTGTCGGCCTGCGTGCTGATGAACGACCTTTGCCTGCCGCATGAAAGCTACTACCGCCCCGCCATCCGCTACCGCAACCGCGACGGCTTTCTGGTGTGCGGCACGCAGCCGGTGCGTGCGACCCAGGTCGATCTGGCGACCCTGCGCATCGAAGCGTGGCTGAACGGCACGCTGGTTCAAACGCTCGACCTCGCCACGCTGGTGCGCGACGCCGCCACGCTGCTGGCCGATGTCAGCAGCTTCATGACTTTGCAGCCCGGCGACGTGCTGCTGCTGGGCACCGACTGCCTGGCCGACGGCAGCCGCCCATTGGCGCAGCCGGGTGACCATGTCGAAATACGCGCCCCAGGTTTTCCCACGCTGTCACACAGCCTTGTCGCCCAGGCCGATGAAGAAGGTGGTGCCCCATGA
- the hpaR gene encoding homoprotocatechuate degradation operon regulator HpaR, giving the protein MARDQAFTHRNLPLLLLKAREALMQNRRPALRAHGLSDQQWRVLRVLAEPAHAAGLDTGTLAREAHLLGPSLTGMLVRMEAAGLVQRERSAEDARRSVVRATPAGAALAASLRQAIEAQYGELEAHIGPQRLTQLYALLDELIALQGSDEEQETEDMTSLASAANPLTGSVA; this is encoded by the coding sequence ATGGCTCGCGATCAGGCATTCACCCACCGCAACCTGCCGCTTCTGCTGCTGAAGGCGCGCGAGGCGCTGATGCAGAACCGGCGCCCCGCACTGCGCGCGCACGGCCTGTCCGACCAGCAATGGCGCGTGTTGCGCGTGCTGGCCGAGCCGGCGCACGCGGCAGGGCTGGATACCGGCACGCTGGCGCGCGAGGCTCATTTGCTGGGCCCCAGCCTCACCGGCATGTTGGTGCGCATGGAAGCGGCGGGCCTCGTGCAGCGCGAACGCAGCGCCGAGGACGCACGCCGCAGCGTGGTGCGCGCTACGCCAGCGGGGGCGGCGCTGGCCGCCTCGCTGCGTCAGGCCATCGAGGCGCAGTACGGCGAGCTGGAGGCGCACATCGGCCCCCAGCGCCTGACGCAGCTGTACGCCCTGCTCGACGAACTGATTGCGCTGCAGGGCAGCGACGAAGAACAGGAGACCGAGGACATGACCAGTCTGGCCAGCGCCGCCAACCCCTTGACCGGGTCGGTCGCATGA
- a CDS encoding aldolase → MTPLDFDSAEVRQLRADLALALRAAAHHGLAEGVCNHFSVELPDGSGRFLLNPRGLMWAEVQPDDVVMVDTEGQRLAGRHAVEPTAMFIHAAIHRLCRQACVLHTHMPYATALTLTADRALDTTLSQNAMRFHGRTAVDAHYSGLALDAREGERIAAAMGDADIGFLGNHGVVVCGARIDHAYDDLYYLERACEAQVLAQSTGRPLAPVAADLAARVCAQTLGERLQSELFFEALRRKL, encoded by the coding sequence ATGACCCCGCTCGATTTCGATTCCGCCGAGGTGCGCCAGCTGCGCGCCGACCTGGCCCTGGCGCTGCGCGCCGCCGCGCACCACGGTCTGGCCGAGGGCGTGTGCAACCATTTCAGCGTGGAGCTGCCCGACGGCAGCGGGCGCTTTTTGCTCAACCCCAGGGGCCTGATGTGGGCCGAGGTGCAGCCGGACGACGTGGTGATGGTCGATACCGAAGGCCAGCGGCTGGCCGGTCGCCATGCGGTGGAGCCCACGGCCATGTTCATCCATGCCGCCATTCACCGCCTGTGCCGCCAGGCCTGCGTGCTGCACACGCACATGCCCTACGCCACCGCGCTGACGTTGACGGCCGACCGCGCGCTGGACACCACGCTGTCGCAAAACGCGATGCGCTTTCATGGCCGCACGGCGGTGGACGCCCACTACAGCGGCCTGGCGCTGGACGCGCGCGAGGGCGAGCGCATCGCCGCCGCCATGGGCGATGCGGACATCGGCTTTCTGGGCAACCACGGCGTGGTGGTGTGCGGCGCCCGCATCGACCACGCGTACGACGACCTTTACTACCTGGAGCGCGCCTGCGAGGCGCAGGTGCTGGCCCAATCCACCGGGCGCCCGCTGGCGCCCGTGGCGGCCGATCTGGCGGCGCGCGTGTGCGCGCAAACGCTGGGCGAGCGCCTGCAGTCCGAGCTGTTCTTTGAAGCGCTGCGCCGCAAGCTTTGA
- a CDS encoding transporter substrate-binding domain-containing protein, with amino-acid sequence MKFRWLATVAAGLAVFGTTVYADQLADIKKKGELVVGVLGTDEPNSYIDPKTRELVGYEVDLGRAVAQKIGVKPVFKQITLAARIPELQQGHVDLLAASLTHNKEREAQIDFSVTTFVANQQVMVKAASPIKDVPDLAGKRVATAKGSSMEVNIKKAVPTVTVVSFDTSPQALVAMQQGKAVAFVNEDQSLARALVAMGSDAKNYRLLPTTISSEALALGIKKGEPALKKVVDDTLRELESTGKAQSLYDQHFGSKSPLKMGQRRFKMESDQISE; translated from the coding sequence ATGAAGTTTCGTTGGCTTGCCACAGTGGCCGCTGGCCTGGCGGTGTTCGGCACCACCGTGTACGCGGATCAACTGGCGGACATCAAGAAAAAAGGCGAGCTGGTGGTGGGCGTGCTGGGCACCGATGAGCCCAACAGCTACATCGACCCGAAAACGCGCGAGCTGGTGGGCTACGAGGTGGACCTGGGCCGCGCCGTGGCGCAAAAGATCGGCGTGAAGCCGGTGTTCAAGCAGATCACCCTGGCTGCGCGCATTCCTGAGCTGCAGCAAGGCCACGTCGACCTGCTGGCCGCATCGCTCACGCACAACAAAGAGCGCGAGGCGCAGATCGATTTCTCCGTCACCACCTTCGTGGCCAACCAGCAAGTGATGGTGAAGGCCGCCAGCCCAATCAAGGACGTGCCCGACCTGGCTGGCAAGCGCGTGGCCACGGCCAAAGGCAGCTCGATGGAAGTGAACATCAAGAAAGCCGTACCGACGGTGACCGTGGTGTCGTTCGACACCTCGCCGCAGGCGCTGGTGGCCATGCAGCAAGGCAAGGCCGTGGCGTTCGTCAACGAAGACCAGAGCCTGGCGCGCGCGCTGGTGGCCATGGGCAGCGACGCCAAGAACTACCGCCTGCTGCCCACCACGATCAGCTCTGAAGCGCTGGCGCTGGGCATCAAGAAGGGCGAGCCAGCCCTGAAGAAAGTGGTGGACGACACGCTGCGCGAGCTGGAATCCACCGGCAAGGCGCAATCGCTGTACGACCAGCACTTTGGCAGCAAGAGCCCGCTGAAAATGGGCCAGCGCCGCTTCAAGATGGAAAGCGACCAGATCTCCGAATAA
- a CDS encoding amino acid ABC transporter permease — protein sequence MIQFDPQMLIAGQYHDMLVSGLLMSLQYLFYGLCLALPLGLLIALCRLSPYKILRALGASYVEVVRSIPLLAQMLFWYFGVPELLPESVKAALYEGPVESICAVLAIGFYTAAYMAEDIRSGIRAVPAVQLEAARAIGLPYLRAMRLVILPQAFRLTVPPLISQTLNLWKGTSIATVIGAAEMMYQAGQVESQSFRSFEAFAFASAAYLTVSMIITGLAAWFQHRYPVRTM from the coding sequence ATGATCCAATTCGATCCGCAGATGCTCATCGCGGGCCAGTACCACGACATGCTGGTGTCTGGCCTGTTGATGTCGCTGCAGTACCTGTTCTACGGCCTGTGTCTGGCGCTGCCGCTGGGCCTGCTGATTGCGTTGTGCCGGCTGTCGCCGTACAAGATCCTGCGCGCGCTGGGCGCCAGCTACGTCGAGGTGGTGCGCAGCATCCCGCTGCTGGCGCAAATGCTTTTCTGGTATTTCGGCGTGCCCGAGCTGCTGCCCGAGTCGGTGAAGGCCGCACTGTACGAAGGCCCGGTGGAATCGATCTGCGCCGTGCTGGCCATCGGTTTCTACACGGCGGCGTACATGGCCGAGGACATCCGCAGCGGCATCCGCGCGGTGCCGGCGGTGCAGCTGGAGGCGGCGCGCGCCATCGGCCTGCCCTATCTGCGCGCCATGCGTCTGGTGATCCTGCCGCAGGCGTTTCGCCTGACGGTGCCGCCGCTGATCTCGCAAACGCTGAACCTGTGGAAAGGCACCTCGATCGCCACCGTGATCGGCGCGGCCGAGATGATGTACCAGGCCGGCCAGGTGGAAAGCCAGTCGTTTCGCAGCTTTGAAGCCTTCGCCTTCGCCAGCGCGGCCTACTTGACCGTGTCGATGATCATCACGGGCCTGGCTGCGTGGTTCCAGCACCGCTACCCGGTGCGCACGATGTGA
- a CDS encoding amino acid ABC transporter permease: MIELIQQYWLYFLVGQYPNGPLGGLALTLILATLGLLLSLPLGLVFGLMRVSPWAWVRVPVTTFIYLVRGMPLLMVVFWAYFFLPSVTGVKTDQFWTMLIALVVFDAAYLAEIVRAGVQGLPKGQMECARSLGLPYLTAMRTVVLPQGLRNSLPSLVNQFISTIKETSLGYIIGLTEVSFIANQINTLTFTKPAEVFGILGLTYFVLCFGLSRLAHYVERRLARRGLGTHIAPAIAT; encoded by the coding sequence GTGATCGAGCTGATTCAACAGTACTGGCTGTACTTCCTGGTCGGCCAGTACCCCAACGGCCCCCTGGGCGGGCTGGCACTGACGCTGATCCTGGCCACCCTGGGCCTGCTGCTGTCGCTGCCGCTGGGCCTGGTCTTCGGGCTGATGCGCGTGTCGCCCTGGGCGTGGGTGCGCGTGCCGGTCACCACCTTCATCTACTTGGTGCGCGGCATGCCGCTGCTGATGGTGGTGTTCTGGGCCTACTTCTTCCTGCCCAGCGTGACGGGCGTGAAAACCGACCAGTTCTGGACGATGCTGATCGCGCTGGTGGTGTTTGACGCGGCCTACCTGGCCGAGATCGTGCGCGCGGGCGTGCAGGGCCTGCCCAAGGGGCAGATGGAATGCGCCCGTTCGCTGGGCCTGCCCTACCTGACGGCGATGCGCACCGTGGTGCTGCCGCAGGGGCTGCGCAATTCGCTGCCCTCGCTGGTCAACCAGTTCATCTCGACCATCAAAGAGACGTCGCTGGGCTACATCATCGGCCTGACCGAGGTGAGCTTCATCGCCAACCAGATCAACACCCTGACTTTCACCAAGCCGGCCGAAGTGTTCGGCATCCTGGGGCTGACGTATTTCGTGCTGTGCTTCGGCCTGTCGCGCCTCGCGCACTACGTCGAGCGGCGCCTGGCGCGCCGGGGCCTGGGCACCCACATCGCACCGGCCATCGCAACATGA
- a CDS encoding amino acid ABC transporter ATP-binding protein, whose amino-acid sequence MIELQNVNKWYGDYHALVDVNEIITTGEVVVVCGPSGSGKSTLIRTINRLEEIQGGRILVDGQDVHAPQQNVNALRAGIGFVFQQFNLFPHLTVLENCTLAAMQLKKLTPAEARERAMALLDRVGLAHKAQAIPSQLSGGQQQRVAIARALTLRPPVILFDEPTSALDPEMVGEVLLVMRDLARDGMTMVCVTHEMGFAREVADRVIFMDQGAVVERAAPHDFFNHPQHQRTQKFLSDIRSPFSS is encoded by the coding sequence ATGATTGAACTGCAGAACGTCAACAAATGGTATGGCGACTACCACGCGCTGGTGGACGTCAATGAAATCATCACCACGGGCGAAGTGGTGGTGGTGTGCGGGCCTTCGGGCTCGGGCAAATCGACGCTGATCCGCACCATCAACCGGCTGGAAGAGATCCAGGGCGGGCGCATCCTGGTGGACGGGCAGGACGTGCATGCGCCTCAGCAGAACGTGAACGCGCTGCGTGCGGGCATTGGCTTCGTGTTTCAGCAGTTCAACCTGTTTCCGCACCTCACGGTGCTGGAAAACTGCACGCTGGCCGCCATGCAGCTCAAGAAGCTGACGCCCGCCGAGGCGCGCGAACGCGCCATGGCGCTGCTCGACCGCGTGGGCCTGGCGCACAAGGCGCAGGCCATTCCCAGCCAGCTGTCGGGCGGGCAGCAGCAGCGCGTGGCGATTGCGCGCGCCCTCACGCTGCGCCCGCCAGTCATCCTGTTCGACGAGCCCACCAGCGCGCTGGACCCGGAAATGGTGGGCGAGGTGCTGCTGGTCATGCGCGACCTGGCCAGGGACGGCATGACGATGGTCTGCGTCACGCACGAGATGGGCTTCGCCCGCGAAGTGGCCGACCGCGTGATCTTCATGGACCAGGGCGCGGTGGTAGAGCGGGCCGCGCCGCACGACTTCTTCAACCACCCGCAGCACCAGCGCACGCAGAAGTTCCTGTCCGACATCCGCTCGCCCTTCAGCAGTTGA
- a CDS encoding NAD(P)H-dependent flavin oxidoreductase: MAGVQGSALALAVSGAGGLGSLPCAMLGADALRAELGALKASGLPYNVNYFSHTPPVPDAAREAAWRAALAPYYDELGLDIAAIPAGPGRAPFTAEAADLLAEFAPPVVSFHFGLPAPDLLARVKAWGAFVLSSATTVREALWLQEHGADAIIAQGWEAGGHRGHFLSDDLTEQPGTFALLPQIVAAVRLPVIAAGGIADAAGVRAAMALGAAGVQVGTAYLCADEATTSPLHRAALQSEAARHTAVTNCFTGRPARGIVNRLMREQGPISPNAPTFPLATAAVAPLRAAAEKLGRSDFTSMWSGQNASQCRSAPAAQITAALAKGLS; encoded by the coding sequence ATGGCCGGCGTGCAAGGCAGCGCGCTGGCGCTGGCCGTCAGCGGCGCGGGCGGCTTGGGTTCGCTGCCCTGCGCCATGCTGGGCGCCGATGCGCTGCGCGCTGAACTGGGCGCGCTCAAGGCCAGCGGCCTGCCGTACAACGTCAACTACTTCAGCCACACGCCGCCCGTGCCCGATGCCGCTCGCGAAGCTGCCTGGCGCGCCGCGCTGGCGCCTTACTACGATGAACTGGGGCTGGACATTGCCGCCATCCCCGCTGGCCCAGGGCGCGCGCCGTTCACTGCCGAAGCGGCCGATCTGCTGGCCGAGTTCGCGCCGCCCGTCGTCAGCTTTCACTTCGGCCTGCCCGCGCCGGACTTGCTCGCGCGCGTCAAGGCCTGGGGCGCTTTCGTGCTGTCGTCGGCCACCACCGTGCGCGAGGCGCTATGGCTTCAAGAGCACGGCGCCGACGCCATCATCGCCCAAGGCTGGGAAGCCGGTGGCCACCGCGGCCACTTTCTGAGCGACGATTTGACCGAGCAGCCCGGCACCTTCGCGCTGCTGCCGCAGATCGTGGCCGCCGTGCGCCTGCCGGTGATCGCCGCCGGCGGCATTGCCGATGCGGCTGGCGTGCGCGCCGCGATGGCGCTGGGCGCGGCGGGCGTTCAGGTGGGCACGGCCTACCTGTGCGCGGACGAGGCCACCACCTCGCCGCTGCACCGCGCGGCGCTGCAAAGCGAGGCCGCACGCCACACCGCCGTGACCAACTGCTTCACCGGCCGGCCGGCGCGCGGCATCGTCAACCGGTTGATGCGCGAGCAAGGCCCCATCAGCCCCAATGCGCCCACCTTTCCGCTGGCCACCGCCGCCGTTGCCCCGCTGCGTGCGGCGGCTGAAAAGCTGGGCCGCAGCGATTTCACCTCGATGTGGAGCGGTCAGAACGCCAGCCAATGCCGCAGCGCGCCCGCCGCGCAGATCACGGCGGCGCTGGCCAAGGGGTTGAGCTGA
- a CDS encoding 2-hydroxyacid dehydrogenase → MSLRPTLLVLHTLSPEHLAQIGAGYHIVYAPTPAERASAIAAQGERFQAVLTIGTVGLTADEMAAMPQLQLVCALGVGYENIDVAAARQRGIVVANGAGTNAACVADHAFGLTIGVIRQLRPLDQLCRAGGWRDSVAMPPNVSGKRMGIFGLGTIGLAIARRAAGFDMPVGYHNRQPRQDAAEHRYFDTLLGLAQWCDVLVCATPGGPGTRHAINAEVLQALGPRGYLINISRGSVVDTDALAQALRSGTIAGAGLDVYENEPRPPEQLVALDNVLLSPHLAGWSPEAVQATVDHFLRNADGFFAGTGVVTAVD, encoded by the coding sequence ATGTCTCTCCGCCCCACTTTGCTGGTATTGCACACACTGTCACCCGAACACCTGGCGCAGATCGGCGCGGGCTACCACATCGTCTATGCGCCCACGCCTGCCGAGCGTGCCTCCGCCATCGCCGCGCAGGGCGAACGCTTTCAAGCGGTTCTGACCATTGGCACGGTGGGGCTGACCGCCGACGAGATGGCCGCCATGCCCCAGCTGCAGCTGGTCTGCGCGCTGGGCGTGGGGTATGAAAACATCGACGTGGCGGCGGCCCGCCAGCGCGGCATCGTGGTGGCCAACGGCGCCGGCACCAACGCAGCCTGCGTGGCCGACCACGCCTTTGGACTGACGATTGGCGTGATCCGCCAGCTGCGCCCGCTGGACCAGTTGTGCCGCGCCGGTGGCTGGCGCGACAGCGTGGCCATGCCGCCCAACGTGTCGGGCAAGCGCATGGGCATCTTTGGCCTGGGCACGATCGGGCTGGCCATTGCGCGGCGCGCGGCGGGCTTCGACATGCCGGTGGGCTATCACAACCGCCAGCCGCGCCAGGACGCGGCCGAGCACCGGTATTTCGACACCCTGCTGGGCCTTGCGCAATGGTGCGACGTGCTGGTGTGCGCCACGCCCGGCGGCCCCGGCACGCGCCACGCCATCAACGCCGAAGTGCTGCAGGCGCTGGGCCCGCGCGGTTACTTGATCAACATCTCGCGCGGCAGCGTGGTCGACACCGACGCGCTGGCGCAGGCCCTGCGCAGCGGCACCATTGCCGGCGCGGGCCTGGACGTGTATGAGAACGAGCCACGCCCGCCCGAGCAGCTGGTCGCGCTGGACAACGTGCTGCTGTCGCCCCACCTGGCAGGCTGGTCGCCCGAGGCCGTACAGGCCACGGTCGACCATTTCCTGCGCAACGCGGACGGCTTCTTTGCGGGCACGGGCGTGGTGACCGCCGTGGATTGA
- a CDS encoding helix-hairpin-helix domain-containing protein produces MPTPTAPADQRPQQAQTPHAGFAPDERARLLALRGVGPTVVQRLEEAGFESLDQLAGLDAAAITQRVAHMLRASCWHNSPQARAAIAAVVALANAQGAAS; encoded by the coding sequence ATGCCGACACCCACCGCCCCCGCCGACCAGCGGCCGCAACAAGCTCAGACGCCCCACGCGGGCTTTGCGCCAGACGAACGCGCCCGCCTGCTGGCCTTGCGCGGCGTTGGCCCGACGGTGGTGCAGCGGCTGGAAGAAGCGGGGTTTGAAAGCCTGGATCAGCTGGCCGGCCTGGACGCCGCCGCGATCACCCAGCGCGTAGCCCACATGCTGCGCGCGAGCTGCTGGCACAACAGCCCGCAGGCGCGCGCCGCCATCGCGGCGGTGGTGGCGCTGGCGAATGCGCAAGGCGCGGCCAGCTGA
- a CDS encoding MFS transporter, whose amino-acid sequence MNAVVPPGPASSPPPTPSRNRLLVTSGMGWMFDAMDVGLLSFILAALKADWGLSAGQMGWIGAINSIGMAVGAMMFGMMADRIGRKHVFVITLLLFAIASGLSAFASTLAVLMVLRFFIGMGLGGELPVASTYVSERVPAHERGRVVVLLESFWALGWILAALIAYFVIPRFDKDTGWRVALLLGALPAFYALYLRRKLPDDKPTAPPSAGLPWTARLARLWAPEYKRATVMLWVLWFTVVFSYYGMFLWLPSVMIGKGFALIKSFEYVLLMTLAQLPGYFTAAWLIERMGRKFVLVVYLLGTAGSAWMFGSADTQEALLLWGALLSFFNLGAWGALYAYSPENYPAQIRASGVGMAAGIGRIGGILGPLTIPYLGAQGWATGAIFGLFAVTIVVGALAVAVLGRETKGELAVH is encoded by the coding sequence ATGAACGCTGTTGTACCGCCCGGCCCAGCTTCTTCGCCGCCGCCCACGCCTTCACGCAACCGCCTGCTGGTCACCTCCGGCATGGGCTGGATGTTCGACGCCATGGACGTGGGGCTGCTGTCCTTCATCCTCGCGGCGCTGAAGGCCGACTGGGGCCTGTCGGCCGGCCAGATGGGCTGGATCGGCGCCATCAACTCGATCGGTATGGCCGTGGGCGCCATGATGTTCGGCATGATGGCCGACCGCATCGGCCGCAAGCACGTGTTCGTCATCACGCTGCTGCTGTTTGCCATTGCCAGCGGCCTGTCGGCCTTTGCCAGTACGCTGGCGGTGCTGATGGTGCTGCGCTTTTTCATCGGCATGGGGCTAGGGGGCGAGTTGCCGGTGGCCAGCACTTATGTGTCCGAGCGCGTGCCCGCGCACGAGCGGGGCCGCGTCGTGGTGCTGCTGGAAAGCTTCTGGGCGCTGGGCTGGATATTGGCCGCGCTGATCGCCTACTTCGTCATTCCGCGCTTCGACAAGGACACGGGCTGGCGCGTGGCGCTGCTGCTGGGCGCGCTGCCGGCGTTCTACGCGCTGTACCTGCGCCGCAAGTTGCCTGATGACAAGCCCACTGCGCCGCCGTCGGCCGGCCTGCCCTGGACGGCGCGGCTGGCGCGCCTGTGGGCGCCCGAATACAAGCGCGCCACCGTGATGCTGTGGGTGCTGTGGTTCACGGTGGTGTTCTCGTACTATGGCATGTTCCTGTGGCTGCCCAGCGTGATGATCGGCAAGGGCTTCGCGCTGATCAAAAGCTTTGAATACGTGCTGCTGATGACGCTGGCGCAGCTGCCTGGCTACTTCACCGCCGCGTGGCTGATCGAGCGCATGGGCCGCAAGTTCGTGCTGGTGGTGTACCTGCTGGGCACGGCGGGCAGCGCCTGGATGTTCGGCAGCGCCGACACGCAAGAAGCGCTGCTGCTGTGGGGCGCGCTGCTGTCGTTCTTCAACCTGGGCGCCTGGGGTGCGCTGTACGCGTATTCGCCCGAGAACTATCCCGCCCAGATTCGCGCCAGCGGCGTGGGCATGGCGGCGGGCATCGGGCGCATCGGCGGCATTCTGGGGCCGCTGACCATCCCGTACCTGGGCGCGCAGGGCTGGGCCACCGGTGCCATCTTTGGCCTGTTCGCCGTCACCATCGTCGTCGGCGCGTTGGCCGTGGCCGTGCTGGGGCGCGAGACCAAGGGCGAGCTGGCCGTGCATTGA
- the radA gene encoding DNA repair protein RadA — protein MAKEKTSYVCNECGASSPRWLGKCPGCGAWNTLVESAPEPAGGGKNRLGSAFTALAPAAAVQALSAIEAVDVARSPTGQPELDRVLGGGIVEGGVVLIGGDPGIGKSTLLLQALDSLQRSLLPTPESPPGRPKAASAPRTSEAGAPSPARGSATGAAVERGGMLYVTGEESGAQVALRARRLGITGSQVAVLAEIQLEKIIATLAEQKPAVAVIDSIQTVYSDQLTSAPGSVAQVRECAAHLTRWAKSSGCAIVLVGHVTKDGQLAGPRVLEHMVDTVLYFEGDTHSSYRLIRAIKNRFGAVNEIGVFAMTEKGLKGVSNPSAIFLSQHSQPVPGSCVLVTLEGTRPMLVEIQALVDTGGISPRRLSVGLERDRLAMLLAVLHQHAGVATGDQDVFVNAVGGVRISEPAADLAVLLAITSSLRGKALPKGFIAFGEVGLAGEVRPAPRGQERLREATKLGFSVAVVPKANAPKKNDKAFEGLTIHTVDRIEEALEVVRSLA, from the coding sequence ATGGCCAAAGAGAAGACTTCCTACGTCTGCAACGAATGCGGCGCCAGCAGCCCGCGCTGGCTGGGCAAGTGCCCCGGCTGCGGGGCGTGGAACACGCTGGTCGAATCCGCGCCAGAGCCGGCTGGCGGCGGCAAGAACCGCCTGGGCAGCGCCTTCACTGCGCTGGCGCCTGCGGCGGCGGTGCAGGCGCTCAGCGCCATCGAGGCGGTGGACGTGGCGCGCTCGCCCACCGGCCAGCCAGAGCTGGATCGCGTGCTGGGCGGCGGCATCGTCGAAGGCGGCGTGGTGCTGATCGGCGGCGACCCGGGCATCGGTAAATCCACCCTTTTGCTGCAAGCGTTGGACTCGCTGCAGCGCAGCCTGCTGCCGACGCCCGAGTCGCCGCCGGGCCGCCCCAAGGCGGCGAGCGCCCCACGCACCAGCGAAGCTGGGGCCCCCTCCCCTGCCCGGGGCAGCGCAACTGGCGCAGCCGTGGAGCGCGGGGGCATGTTGTACGTGACGGGCGAAGAAAGCGGCGCGCAGGTGGCGCTGCGGGCGCGCCGCCTGGGTATCACCGGCTCTCAGGTGGCGGTGCTGGCGGAGATTCAGCTTGAAAAAATCATAGCAACCCTCGCAGAGCAGAAGCCGGCTGTGGCCGTTATTGACTCCATTCAAACCGTGTACAGCGACCAGCTGACCAGCGCGCCGGGCAGCGTGGCGCAGGTGCGCGAGTGCGCGGCGCACCTGACGCGCTGGGCCAAGTCCAGCGGCTGCGCCATCGTGCTGGTGGGCCACGTGACGAAAGACGGCCAGCTGGCCGGCCCGCGCGTTCTGGAACACATGGTGGACACGGTGCTGTACTTTGAGGGCGACACGCACAGCAGCTACCGCCTGATCCGCGCGATCAAGAACCGCTTTGGCGCGGTGAACGAGATCGGCGTGTTCGCCATGACCGAGAAGGGCCTGAAGGGCGTCAGCAACCCCAGCGCGATCTTCTTGAGCCAGCACAGCCAGCCGGTGCCGGGCAGCTGCGTGCTGGTCACGCTGGAAGGCACGCGGCCGATGCTGGTGGAGATTCAGGCCTTGGTCGACACCGGTGGCATCAGCCCGCGCCGCCTGTCGGTGGGGCTGGAGCGCGACCGCCTGGCCATGCTGCTGGCGGTGCTGCACCAGCACGCGGGCGTGGCCACGGGCGACCAGGACGTGTTCGTCAACGCCGTGGGCGGCGTGCGCATCAGCGAACCGGCGGCCGACCTGGCGGTGCTGTTGGCCATCACCAGCAGCCTGCGCGGCAAGGCACTGCCCAAGGGCTTCATTGCCTTCGGCGAAGTGGGACTGGCCGGCGAAGTGCGGCCGGCCCCGCGCGGGCAGGAACGCCTGCGCGAAGCGACCAAGCTGGGTTTTTCGGTGGCGGTGGTGCCGAAAGCCAACGCGCCCAAGAAAAACGACAAGGCGTTTGAGGGGCTGACGATCCACACCGTGGACCGCATCGAAGAGGCACTCGAAGTGGTGCGCTCGCTGGCCTGA